One segment of Mycolicibacterium sp. YH-1 DNA contains the following:
- a CDS encoding serine hydrolase: protein MTESRSRLTRLCAVGTVLVTLAAVPSCGQSAPPPPATDTPATSAQATGAPTRSAPAATAAVVAPAADFAPVAQLINDAIAAHRLPGAVVQIGHAGKIVFRQAFGSRKLDGEPGLNGSPAPAEPMTEDTIFDLASMTKVIATTTAIMALYEQGKIDFDERVQTYLPEFNPTNDPRRAAVTLRMLLTHTSGIAGDLSLDGPWGLVQADKAEGLHRALGAWVVFAPGELFHYSDINFILVGAIIEKFTGEPLDEYVQGNVFAPLGMSDTHYLPAAKACGPHQIRGNALALGANLPWMGECPEGTWSTALLARVAPTALDEDTPGINPDYGNPLRGTVHDPTARRMGGATGSAGVFSTVNDVGLFAQALLDRLADRPSAFPLRQSTVALMTTPQQPGHTEEQLVAANNANREAIAPNYPAVSGQDLRGFGWDIDTAHSRPRGLVFPIGSFGHTGFTGTTLWMDPGSNTYVVVLANVIHQRGGPPIAKLSGDVATAAARALRLYGN from the coding sequence CGCACAGGCCACCGGCGCACCGACAAGGTCCGCGCCTGCAGCCACCGCGGCCGTCGTCGCTCCTGCGGCTGATTTCGCACCTGTCGCCCAGCTCATCAACGACGCGATCGCGGCGCATCGGCTGCCCGGCGCGGTCGTCCAGATCGGGCACGCGGGCAAGATCGTCTTCCGCCAGGCTTTCGGCTCGCGCAAGCTCGACGGCGAGCCCGGGCTGAACGGGTCGCCCGCCCCCGCTGAGCCGATGACCGAGGACACGATCTTCGACCTGGCCTCCATGACGAAGGTCATTGCGACGACGACGGCCATCATGGCTCTGTACGAGCAGGGCAAGATCGACTTCGACGAACGTGTGCAGACCTACCTGCCGGAGTTCAACCCCACCAACGATCCCCGGCGCGCCGCGGTGACGCTACGCATGCTGCTCACCCACACCTCCGGCATAGCGGGAGATCTGAGCCTGGACGGTCCGTGGGGACTGGTCCAGGCCGACAAGGCCGAGGGCCTTCACCGCGCACTCGGCGCATGGGTGGTGTTCGCTCCCGGAGAGCTCTTTCACTACTCCGACATCAACTTCATTCTGGTTGGCGCGATCATCGAGAAGTTCACCGGCGAGCCTTTGGACGAATACGTGCAGGGCAACGTCTTTGCGCCCCTTGGCATGTCAGACACTCACTATCTTCCTGCGGCCAAAGCATGTGGCCCACATCAGATCCGCGGAAACGCGCTCGCACTCGGCGCGAACCTGCCGTGGATGGGCGAGTGCCCGGAGGGCACGTGGAGCACCGCTCTCCTGGCGCGCGTCGCACCGACGGCGCTGGACGAGGACACTCCGGGCATCAACCCCGACTACGGCAACCCGCTCCGCGGTACCGTGCACGACCCGACGGCACGCCGCATGGGTGGGGCGACCGGTAGTGCCGGGGTGTTCTCGACGGTCAACGATGTCGGCCTGTTCGCACAAGCCCTCCTCGATCGCCTCGCCGACCGCCCGAGCGCGTTTCCGCTGAGGCAGTCGACCGTGGCGCTGATGACGACTCCGCAACAGCCCGGACACACCGAGGAACAACTCGTCGCAGCCAACAACGCCAACAGGGAAGCCATCGCGCCGAACTATCCGGCCGTCAGCGGACAAGACCTCCGCGGATTCGGCTGGGACATCGACACCGCGCACTCCCGACCGCGCGGGCTGGTCTTTCCCATCGGCAGCTTCGGCCACACCGGCTTCACCGGAACAACGCTGTGGATGGACCCCGGGTCAAACACCTACGTCGTGGTGCTGGCGAACGTCATCCATCAGCGCGGCGGTCCACCGATCGCGAAGCTGAGCGGCGACGTCGCCACCGCAGCAGCCCGGGCGCTGCGTCTGTACGGCAACTAG
- a CDS encoding TetR/AcrR family transcriptional regulator, with product MLIARTAGVSRPTLYAYFANRDELVELASQQAIRRVVSRMQDHCRDYASASERAVEALIYAIYDLRHEPAMDTHFAIEDVIRGPLSRDELWFARQALEPVAELSPTVHATMDDAAELYSRMLISLLIREPMEARTREQDRAFLHRWWPRALGVDAP from the coding sequence GTGCTGATCGCGCGGACGGCCGGAGTTTCACGACCGACGCTGTACGCCTATTTCGCAAACCGCGACGAACTGGTCGAGCTGGCCTCGCAACAGGCCATCCGCCGAGTGGTTAGCCGCATGCAGGATCATTGTCGCGACTATGCGAGCGCGAGCGAGCGCGCAGTCGAGGCGTTGATCTACGCCATCTACGACCTGCGCCACGAGCCCGCGATGGACACGCACTTCGCGATCGAAGACGTGATCCGCGGGCCGCTGAGCCGCGACGAACTCTGGTTTGCCCGCCAGGCTTTGGAACCCGTCGCCGAACTGTCACCGACAGTGCACGCGACGATGGACGACGCCGCCGAGCTCTACAGCCGCATGCTGATCTCACTGCTCATTCGAGAGCCCATGGAAGCGCGCACCAGGGAACAGGACAGAGCGTTTCTGCATCGTTGGTGGCCGCGCGCGCTCGGCGTCGACGCGCCCTAG
- a CDS encoding SDR family oxidoreductase, producing MILENKTIVVTGVGDGLGRECATSALRQGARVVLAARSHDKLKSIAAELDPDGQRVAVVPTDITDPASCEELADAAASRFGEVHGLVQVAAFENAWGGLHDMKPDDWRKAHDTNVLGAYNVVRALHRHLKAAGGGSVVFIGSQSMFKPSLSQAGYASTKGALLTATYYLADELGADNIRVNMVVPSWMWGPPVQMYVDYKAQTDGVSPEEVLDGIAGGFPLRRMAEDGEVADTVAFFLSDLSKAVTGQHLQVNAGELSR from the coding sequence GTGATTCTCGAGAACAAGACGATCGTGGTGACGGGGGTCGGCGACGGCCTCGGCCGGGAATGTGCGACCAGTGCGCTCAGGCAGGGCGCACGGGTGGTTCTTGCCGCGCGTAGCCACGACAAGCTGAAGTCGATCGCCGCCGAACTCGACCCGGACGGCCAACGCGTCGCCGTGGTGCCCACCGACATCACCGACCCGGCCTCGTGTGAGGAACTCGCGGACGCCGCGGCAAGCCGATTCGGGGAGGTCCATGGGCTGGTGCAGGTCGCCGCGTTCGAGAACGCCTGGGGCGGACTGCACGATATGAAACCCGATGACTGGCGTAAGGCCCACGACACCAACGTGCTCGGCGCATACAACGTGGTGCGCGCGTTGCACCGGCATCTGAAGGCGGCGGGCGGCGGCTCTGTGGTGTTCATCGGCTCGCAGTCGATGTTCAAGCCATCGCTGTCTCAGGCCGGCTACGCGTCCACGAAGGGTGCGCTGCTGACCGCGACCTATTACCTGGCCGACGAACTCGGCGCCGACAACATTCGCGTCAACATGGTTGTGCCGTCCTGGATGTGGGGCCCGCCGGTCCAGATGTACGTCGACTACAAGGCGCAGACGGACGGCGTATCCCCCGAGGAGGTGCTCGACGGCATCGCCGGAGGATTCCCGTTGCGGCGGATGGCAGAAGACGGAGAGGTCGCGGACACGGTGGCGTTCTTCCTCTCCGACCTTTCCAAGGCAGTCACCGGACAACACCTACAGGTCAACGCAGGGGAGCTATCACGATGA
- a CDS encoding dihydrodipicolinate reductase, whose amino-acid sequence MSKRIVVWGTGVVGKMVIAEIMPHPMFELVGVGVSNPDKVGLDAGEICGIEPTGITATDDLEALIALRPDAVVHYGPTAGHADENIRVIGGFLRAGIDVCSTAMTPWVWPAMSQNPAAWTEPIEAACEAGGASCFTTGIDPGFANDLFPMTLMGLCGEVKSVRASELLDYTDYAGDYEEEMGIGRPPEFKAMLEIPEILVMAWGATVPMIASAVGIELDEITTTWEKWVTDVPRNSAKGVIEPGNVAAIRFTINGVYRGENRIQLEHVNRIGLDAAPHWPAGNDNDVYRVEIEGSPSITQETAFRFTDGSGRDAATAGCLATGLRALNAVPAVNALKPGWVTALDLPLIPGAGTIR is encoded by the coding sequence ATGAGCAAGCGAATTGTTGTATGGGGCACCGGCGTCGTCGGCAAGATGGTGATTGCCGAGATCATGCCGCACCCCATGTTCGAACTGGTGGGCGTCGGGGTCAGCAATCCCGACAAGGTCGGGCTCGACGCCGGTGAGATCTGCGGCATCGAACCCACTGGGATCACGGCCACCGACGACCTCGAGGCCCTCATCGCGTTGCGGCCGGACGCAGTGGTGCACTACGGGCCCACTGCAGGCCACGCGGACGAGAACATCCGGGTGATCGGCGGCTTCCTGCGGGCAGGCATCGATGTCTGTTCGACGGCGATGACGCCGTGGGTGTGGCCCGCGATGAGCCAGAACCCCGCCGCATGGACGGAACCGATCGAGGCCGCCTGCGAGGCGGGCGGGGCGTCGTGCTTCACCACCGGCATCGACCCGGGCTTCGCCAACGATCTGTTTCCGATGACGCTGATGGGCCTGTGTGGCGAGGTGAAATCGGTGCGCGCCAGCGAGCTTCTCGACTACACCGATTACGCGGGTGATTACGAGGAGGAGATGGGAATCGGGCGGCCGCCGGAGTTCAAGGCGATGCTGGAGATCCCCGAGATCCTCGTAATGGCTTGGGGTGCAACTGTTCCGATGATCGCCAGCGCGGTGGGCATCGAGCTCGACGAGATCACCACCACGTGGGAGAAATGGGTCACCGACGTGCCCAGGAACAGTGCCAAGGGTGTGATCGAACCGGGGAACGTCGCGGCGATCAGGTTCACCATCAACGGTGTGTACCGCGGGGAGAACAGGATCCAGCTCGAGCACGTCAACCGCATCGGTCTCGACGCCGCACCGCACTGGCCCGCAGGCAACGACAACGACGTGTACCGGGTCGAGATCGAGGGCTCGCCATCAATCACCCAGGAGACCGCGTTCCGGTTCACTGACGGCAGCGGCCGCGACGCCGCCACCGCCGGCTGCCTGGCCACCGGCCTGCGTGCGTTGAACGCGGTGCCCGCGGTCAACGCGCTCAAGCCAGGGTGGGTCACCGCGCTGGATCTGCCGTTGATTCCAGGAGCGGGAACCATCCGCTAA